Proteins encoded within one genomic window of Humulus lupulus chromosome 1, drHumLupu1.1, whole genome shotgun sequence:
- the LOC133808578 gene encoding lysine-rich arabinogalactan protein 18 yields MDRRGAFVVALICIVVAGVGGQSPAAAPSKTPAAPAPTTTTTPAPTTAPAVAPTKPKSPAPVASPTSTPPASSPVTAPPKPAAPAPVAKPPASSPPTVAPVSAPPAPAPVSSPPAPVPVSSPPTPAPTVTPTASPPAPVAAPPAEVPAPAPSKKSKKHKSSSPAPAPELLGPPAPPSEAPGPNSDEASSPGPSLADESGAEKISLVGGLALGWAFLALIL; encoded by the exons ATGGATAGGAGAGGTGCATTCGTTGTAGCATTGATCTGCATTGTGGTCGCCGGCGTCGGAGGCCAATCTCCGGCTGCGGCACCATCCAAAACCCCAGCTGCTCCAGCtcctactaccaccaccactccTGCTCCAACTACTGCCCCAGCAGTCGCACCGACTAAGCCAAAGTCACCTGCTCCGGTCGCATCACCTACATCGACTCCACCAGCTTCTTCTCCGGTAACGGCACCACCAAAACCCGCGGCACCAGCCCCAGTTGCTAAGCCTCCAGCATCTTCGCCACCGACAGTCGCTCCAGTGAGCGCTCCACCAGCTCCAGCTCCGGTTAGCTCCCCTCCAGCACCAGTTCCAGTCAGCTCTCCTCCAACTCCAGCGCCGACGGTTACACCGACTGCCTCTCCTCCAGCTCCAGTCGCCGCACCACCCGCCGAGGTTCCTGCACCTGCTCCTAGCAAGAAGAGTAAGAAGCACAAGTCTTCATCTCCAGCCCCGGCTCCTGAGTTGCTTGGCCCACCTGCTCCTCCGTCCGAAGCTCCCGGCCCGAACTCAGATGAAGCTTCATCACCTGGTCCTTCTCTAGCTGATGAG AGTGGAGCAGAGAAGATAAGCTTGGTGGGAGGCCTTGCATTGGGATGGGCTTTTTTGGCTTTGATCCTCTAG